A DNA window from Camelina sativa cultivar DH55 chromosome 13, Cs, whole genome shotgun sequence contains the following coding sequences:
- the LOC104735200 gene encoding CTD small phosphatase-like protein 2 isoform X1 produces the protein MEDDDSPSPSPDLDAQNPYDRLLALDTSTVDSNCNLDSVSAIYLAMKSSKLECVDERGQDSLITSVSMEDEEDEELDEFDPYLFIKNLPNLSSVVPTFRPVLLPKQTRSCPPISLVLDLDETLVHSSLEPCDEVDFTFPVNFNEEEHMVYVRCRPHLQEFMERVSRLFEIVIFTASQSIYAEQLLNVIDPKRKFFRHRVYRDSCVFFDGNYLKDLSVLGRDLSRVIIVDNSPQAFGFQVENGVPIESWFNDPSDKELLHLLPFLESLIGVEDVRPMIAKKFNLREKIDAAVAAAEYPAEAGDPFER, from the exons ATGGAAGACGATgactctccttctccttctccggaTTTGGATGCACAGAACCCTTATGATCGATTGCTTGCTCTAGATACAAGTACCGTTGATTCAAATTGTAACTTGGATTCGGTTTCTGCTATTTATCTAGCAATGAAGAGCTCTAAGCTGGAATGTGTTGATGAGCGTGGCCAAGATTCCCTTATTACCTCTGTATCCATGGAGgatgaagaggatgaggaaCTTGACGAGTTTGATCCTTACCTGTTTATCAAGAACTTGCCCAACTTGTCTTCTGTTGTTCCAACTTTTAGGCCGGTCTTGCTTCCTAAACAAACCCGAAGCTGCCCTCCTATTTCTCTAGTCCTAGACCTTGATG AAACTCTTGTGCATTCGAGTCTAGAACCATGTGATGAGGTGGATTTCACATTCCCTGTTAATTTTAATGAAGAAGAGCATATGGTGTATGTGCGGTGCCGCCCTCACCTCCAAGAGTTTATGGAGAGAGTGTCCCGTCTTTTTGAGATCGTCATCTTTACAGCTAGCCAAAGTATTTATGCGGAGCAACTTTTAAACGTGATTGACCCTAAGAGAAAGTTCTTTCGCCATAGAGTGTACCGTGACTCCTGTGTTTTCTTTGACGGTAACTACCTAAAAGATTTGTCTGTCCTTGGGCGTGATTTATCTCGTGTTATCATCGTCGACAACTCCCCACAG GCATTTGGGTTCCAAGTGGAGAATGGGGTGCCAATAGAGAGCTGGTTTAATGACCCGTCAGATAAAGAACTCCTTCACTTGCTCCCATTTCTTGAAAGCTTAATTGGAGTTGAAGATGTAAGGCCGATGATCGCCAAGAAATTCAATCTGAGGGAAAAGATTGATGCAGCTGTAGCTGCAGCTGAGTATCCTGCTGAGGCGGGAGATCCTTTCGAAAGGTAA
- the LOC104735202 gene encoding diaminopimelate decarboxylase 2, chloroplastic — MAAATHLLSQPSSLRGTLNQYQLNQTSPLSRLPILSLKSTLKPLKRLTARAAAVSQNSSKTLTKEASAPSSFDHCFKKSSDGFLYCEGTKVEDIMESVERRPFYLYSKPQITRNVEAYKEALKGVTSVIGYAIKANNNLKILEHLRSLGCGAVLVSGNELRLALRAGFNPSKCIFNGNGKSLEDLVLAAQEGVFVNVDSEFDLNNIVEASRISGKLVNVLLRINPDVDPQVHPYVATGNKNSKFGIRNEKLQWFLDEVKAHPKELQLVGVHCHLGSTITKVDIFRDAAVLMVEYIDEMRRQGFEVCYLNIGGGLGIDYYHAGAVLPTPMDLINTVRELVYSRDLHLIIEPGRSLIANTCCFVNHVTGVKTNGTKNFIVIDGSMAELIRPSLYDAYQHIELVSPPPPEAEVTKFDVVGPVCESADFLGKDRELPTPPQGAGLVVHDAGAYCMSMASTYNLKMRPPEYWVEEDGSITKIRHAETFDDHLRFFEGL; from the exons ATGGCGGCAGCAACTCACCTTCTCTCTCAACCTTCATCTCTCCGTGGAACTCTAAACCAATACCAATTGAATCAAACCTCACCACTCTCCAGACTCCCAATTCTGTCTCTTAAATCCACTTTGAAGCCACTTAAACGCCTCACCGCGAGAGCCGCCGCCGTTTCCCAAAACTCCTCCAAAACCCTCACGAAGGAAGCTTCAGCGCCGTCGTCGTTCGATCACTGTTTCAAGAAATCTTCAGATGGGTTTCTCTATTGCGAAGGAACTAAGGTTGAGGATATCATGGAGTCAGTCGAGAGAAGACCTTTTTACTTATACAGCAAACCTCAGATCACTAGGAACGTCGAGGCTTATAAAGAAGCGTTGAAAGGAGTCACGTCCGTGATTGGTTACGCTATTAAAGCTAATAACAATCTCAAGATTTTGGAGCATCTTAGGAGTTTGGGATGTGGTGCTGTGCTTGTCAGTGGGAATGAGCTCAGGCTTGCTCTTCGTGCTGGTTTCAATCCCTCAAA GTGTATTTTCAATGGAAATGGCAAGTCGTTGGAAGATCTAGTTCTAGCTGCTCAAGAAGGTGTTTTTGTGAATGTCGATAGTGAGTTTGACTTGAATAACATTGTGGAAGCTTCAAGAATTTCTGGTAAGCTAGTCAATGTACTGCTTCGTATCAATCCTGATGTCGATCCTCAG GTGCATCCATATGTAGCTACTGGGAACAAGAACTCAAAGTTTGGTATCAGGAACGAGAAGCTTCAATGGTTTCTGGATGAGGTGAAAGCACATCCCAAAGAGCTTCAGCTTGTTGGAGTTCATTGCCATCTAGGCTCTACCATTACAAAG GTGGATATATTCAGAGATGCTGCGGTTCTCATGGTGGAATACATTGATGAAATGCGGCGTCAAGGCTTTGAAGTTTGTTACTTGAACATTGGTGGTGGTTTAGGGATAGATTATTATCATGCCGGTGCTGTCCTTCCTACACCCATGGATCTCATCAACACT GTAAGAGAGCTTGTTTATTCACGAGACCTGCATCTAATAATCGAGCCAGGGAGATCTCTGATTGCAAACACTTGCTGTTTCGTCAACCATGTAACTGGTGTGAAGACAAATGGAACTAAAAACTTCATAGTGATTGATGGAAGTATGGCTGAGCTTATCCGTCCCAGTCTTTACGATGCTTATCAG CACATTGAGTTGGTCTCTCCTCCACCGCCTGAAGCAGAGGTTACCAAATTCGACGTAGTAGGTCCTGTCTGTGAATCTGCTGATTTCTTGGGCAAAGACAGAGAGCTTCCCACTCCTCCACAG GGAGCTGGTCTGGTGGTTCATGACGCTGGTGCATACTGTATGAGCATGGCTTCCACTTACAATCTCAAAATGCGTCCTCCGGAATACTGG gTTGAAGAAGATGGGTCCATCACTAAGATAAGGCATGCTGAGACATTCGATGACCATTTGCGTTTCTTTGAAGGTCTTTGA
- the LOC104735204 gene encoding translation machinery-associated protein 22, producing MAEKLEPVKVLYCGVCSLPAEYCEFGPDFARCKPWLVENAPDLYPDLLKEANEKAANNVSDKLQSVGISSGGADGAQSSAQTGGTSKKEEAKRLPGGKLKKKERLEVIIEKVVRNKRKCITIVKGLELFGIKLSDASKKLGKKFATGASVVKGPTEKEQIDVQGDIIYDIVEFITDTWPDVPERSIFFIEDGKKVQAG from the exons atggCGGAGAAGCTCGAGCCGGTGAAGGTTTTGTACTGCGGAGTTTGCTCTCTTCCTGCCGAATACTGCGAGTTCGGTCCCGATTTCGCTAGATGTAAGCCCTGGCTCGTAGAAAACGCCCCCGATCTCTATCCTGATCTCCTCAAAG AGGCTAACGAGAAGGCAGCAAATAATGTTTCTGACAAACTTCAGTCGGTGGGAATCTCTTCTGGTGGTGCTGATGGGGCACAATCTTCAGCTCAGACCG GTGGAACATCCAAGAAGGAGGAAGCGAAACGCCTACCAGGgggaaaacttaaaaagaaa GAGAGACTAGAAGTGATTATTGAAAAGGTTGTGCGCAACAAGCGTAAGTGTATCACCATTGTCAAAGGACTAGAACTGTTTG GGATAAAACTCAGTGACGCCTCTAAAAAGCTCGGGAAGAAGTTTGCCACTGGAGCATCAGTTGTCAAG GGACCAACCGAAAAGGAACAAATTGACGTTCAAGGAGATATTATCTATGATATCGTTGAGTTCATTACAGACACTTGGCCCGAT GTACCTGAAAGATCCATTTTCTTCATCGAAGATGGGAAGAAGGTTCAGGCTGGTTGA
- the LOC104735200 gene encoding CTD small phosphatase-like protein 2 isoform X2 — protein MKSSKLECVDERGQDSLITSVSMEDEEDEELDEFDPYLFIKNLPNLSSVVPTFRPVLLPKQTRSCPPISLVLDLDETLVHSSLEPCDEVDFTFPVNFNEEEHMVYVRCRPHLQEFMERVSRLFEIVIFTASQSIYAEQLLNVIDPKRKFFRHRVYRDSCVFFDGNYLKDLSVLGRDLSRVIIVDNSPQAFGFQVENGVPIESWFNDPSDKELLHLLPFLESLIGVEDVRPMIAKKFNLREKIDAAVAAAEYPAEAGDPFER, from the exons ATGAAGAGCTCTAAGCTGGAATGTGTTGATGAGCGTGGCCAAGATTCCCTTATTACCTCTGTATCCATGGAGgatgaagaggatgaggaaCTTGACGAGTTTGATCCTTACCTGTTTATCAAGAACTTGCCCAACTTGTCTTCTGTTGTTCCAACTTTTAGGCCGGTCTTGCTTCCTAAACAAACCCGAAGCTGCCCTCCTATTTCTCTAGTCCTAGACCTTGATG AAACTCTTGTGCATTCGAGTCTAGAACCATGTGATGAGGTGGATTTCACATTCCCTGTTAATTTTAATGAAGAAGAGCATATGGTGTATGTGCGGTGCCGCCCTCACCTCCAAGAGTTTATGGAGAGAGTGTCCCGTCTTTTTGAGATCGTCATCTTTACAGCTAGCCAAAGTATTTATGCGGAGCAACTTTTAAACGTGATTGACCCTAAGAGAAAGTTCTTTCGCCATAGAGTGTACCGTGACTCCTGTGTTTTCTTTGACGGTAACTACCTAAAAGATTTGTCTGTCCTTGGGCGTGATTTATCTCGTGTTATCATCGTCGACAACTCCCCACAG GCATTTGGGTTCCAAGTGGAGAATGGGGTGCCAATAGAGAGCTGGTTTAATGACCCGTCAGATAAAGAACTCCTTCACTTGCTCCCATTTCTTGAAAGCTTAATTGGAGTTGAAGATGTAAGGCCGATGATCGCCAAGAAATTCAATCTGAGGGAAAAGATTGATGCAGCTGTAGCTGCAGCTGAGTATCCTGCTGAGGCGGGAGATCCTTTCGAAAGGTAA
- the LOC104735203 gene encoding uncharacterized protein LOC104735203 — MTDRVFPASKPPTTATNGVPPLGSIPPPPAPAAVTTTNGTANQKPQVYIPANRPVYRPQPYSRRHHHQSRPTCRRICCCCCFWSILIILILALMTAIAATAMYVIYHPRPPSFSVPSLRIGRVNLTTSSDSSVSHLSSFFNFTLLSENPNQHLTFSYDPFVVTVVSAKSGTALGNGTVPAFFSDNGNKTSFHGVIATSTTARELDPDEAKHLRSDLTRARVGYEIQMRTKVKMIMGKLKSEGVEIKVSCEGFEGSVPKGKTPVIATSKKTKCKSDLSVKVWKWSF; from the coding sequence atgacagACCGAGTCTTCCCAGCTTCCAAACCACCAACAACCGCCACTAACGGAGTTCCACCACTTGGTTCCATCCCACCCCCACCAGCTCCCGCCGCCGTTACAACAACCAACGGAACAGCTAACCAAAAACCTCAAGTCTATATCCCAGCTAACCGTCCGGTTTACCGTCCTCAGCCTTACAGCCGCCGTCACCACCACCAATCTCGACCAACCTGCCGAAGAatttgctgctgctgctgtttctGGTCCATTCTCATAATTCTCATCTTAGCTCTCATGACAGCGATCGCCGCCACCGCCATGTACGTGATCTACCATCCTCGTCCCCCTTCCTTCTCCGTTCCTTCGCTTCGTATCGGACGCGTTAACCTAACCACATCCTCCGATTCCTCCGTCTCGcatctctcttccttcttcaacTTCACTCTGCTCTCGGAGAATCCAAACCAACACCTCACTTTCTCGTACGATCCTTTCGTCGTCACCGTCGTGTCGGCCAAATCCGGTACGGCTCTCGGGAATGGAACAGTGCCGGCGTTTTTTAGCGACAACGGGAACAAGACATCGTTCCACGGAGTGATCGCTACGTCAACAACGGCGCGTGAGCTAGATCCGGACGAGGCGAAGCATCTGAGATCAGATCTGACGCGCGCGCGTGTGGGATACGAGATCCAGATGAGGACTAAAGTGAAGATGATAATGGGGAAGCTGAAGAGTGAAGGAGTAGAGATCAAAGTGAGCTGTGAAGGTTTTGAAGGAAGTGTACCAAAAGGGAAAACACCTGTTATAGCAACTTCTAAAAAAACTAAGTGTAAGTCTGATCTTAGTGTCAAGGTCTGGAAATggagtttttag
- the LOC104735201 gene encoding uncharacterized protein LOC104735201, which translates to MVWLTDQQIGRWKRKRILVVGSFLCWLIIMFITPKVPLRHHLFADKRNFMGVPNTLNVITNFPFLIIGVLGFVLCLGGSFFNISLKGEIWGWTLFYAGIASFAFGSAFYHLKPDDNRIVWDTLPILIAYSSLFSSFLVERAGETVGLSCLALLLFTSFLSVAYARVFNDLRLCMTFQLIPCLVIPVMTVLLPPKYTHSRFWLWATAAYAIAKIEGLADHKIYNANRYIISGHSLGHLCSAVATLLLTIMLLYRSIRFHRLGDLKGHP; encoded by the exons ATGGTGTGGTTGACGGATCAACAGATCGGGAGATGGAAAAGGAAACGAATTTTGGTGGTGGGATCGTTTCTGTGTTGGTTAATCATCATGTTCATCACTCCCAAAGTTCCTCTTCGTCACCATCTCTTCGCCGATAAACGCAATTTCATGG GAGTGCCTAACACATTGAATGTGATTACCAACTTTCCCTTTCTTATTATTGGGGTTCTTGGTTTTGTTCTTTGCCTTGGTGGAAGCTTCTTCAATATAAG TTTGAAAGGTGAGATCTGGGGATGGACATTGTTCTACGCTGGCATTGCTAGCTTCGCCTTTGGTTCTGCTTTTTATCATCTCAAACCTGATGACAACAGAATCGTCTGGGACACTTTACCT ATATTGATTGCGTATTCGTCGCTTTTCTCTAGTTTTTTGGTTGAGAGAGCGGGGGAGACAGTGGGACTGAGTTGCCTCGCCTTGCTTCTATTCACATCATTTCTCAGCGTTGCTTACGCCAG AGTGTTTAATGATCTCCGGTTATGCATGACGTTCCAGTTGATTCCATGTCTGGTGATTCCCGTCATGACAGTTTTGTTACCTCCCAAGTATACTCACTCTAGATTCTGGCTCTGGGCAACAG CGGCTTACGCTATTGCCAAGATTGAAGGACTTGCAGACCACAAAATTTACAATGCCAACCGATATATCATCAGTGGGCATTCACTGGGGCATTTGTGTTCAGCTGTGGCTACGCTTTTACTTACCATCATGCTTTTGTATAGAAGCATTCGGTTTCATAG ATTAGGTGATCTCAAAGGCCATCCTTGA